The DNA sequence CCCCCTGTactctccattttggctctcgtTGGCAGGAGCGTGTCATTTTGATGGCGAAAGATAcccaaccctattcctggaggAACACAGTGTATtctggggtttgttttcacctgtaaaaaatctgaaataaatacataatccaGGACGTCTGTGCAACTGTGCAATTCATTGCTTTAATTGATTCATTAAGTTATGAGAAACTACAGAACCCAGTATTCCCTGCAGCCCCAGCAGAACACATGCAGAGGCCTGACAAAGAGGGTACAGAGGTGGAGGAAGTAGCAGTAGCGGTCTGGCTTCCTGTTTCCTCAGTGGCGATAAGGAGGGCACTGTGATGACGGGAGTCATGGTAACGGTCTGGCTTCCTGTTTCCTCAGTGGCGTTGAGGAAGGTACATTGGTAACAGGAGTCATGGTAACGGTCTGGCTTCCTGTTTCCTCAGTGGCGATGAGGAGGCTACAGTGGTAATGGTCTGGCTTCCTGTTTCCTCAGTGGCAGTACGGAGCACCAGAGACTTCATGGGCTTCCTGTTGCAGGCCCGCACCGTGCGAGACGACCACATCGTGGGCACCTTCGTCCTGGTCCCGCCCGGCTCCCGGACGCTGCGCTGCCTTGACGCGGGAGACACGGTCACGCACTCCGACAAACTGCTCAAGAGGAACCTGTCCTTCGTCTGGAGGGCCCCGGACAGGCCCCTGGGGGACGTGCGCTTCCTGTAAGAGCCCTGGCTGGCACTGAGAGACACGCACCACGTGTAGGGCCAGGTCTAAATCACTCACAGGGGACCTGTTAGCATGGCACAGTGCCCACTGCTGAAGCAGCGCTGCTGTGTTAGCACAGACGTGTTTGTGTTACGCCCAGCACGCTTCGTCCTGTAGGAACAGGCCCGCATCTCAGTCCTTATTTTATCACCGCCTTCACCTCGACCTCTGTACATTTTAACTGGAGAATCAGTAAAGAGCTTGTAAATTTACTGCAAGTGTGGCCGTTCCCCTTTTTCTATTTCCcaaatgtgtctgtgtaaatCAAAGGGATAGTAATCTTTATGGGATGAAGAGGAGCGGGATGAATATGttattaaaaagatgcaggTACCAGACGTGCGTTTTGTGCAAAAGTGATTGATGAAGTCTGGGCCACTTAACTCCATCTGAAGTACCACTGAGCTCTTATGAGCCGGGTTAGAAACTCACAGGAGAAAGCGTTTTGACCCAACAACTATCTCCGCAATGATGCATTTAACACTGAGTGGAATTTTATATTCATCCTCTTTCATTTTTGCCTTTCAAACCCACATATTGTAAAACCTTTTATAAGTAGTCTTTATTTGTTCTGCATGTAGCTGCGCGTGTTCTGGATATGAAGCGTATCAGATACCGGAGCTGGAAGATGGGAGGGACTTAAAATTAGACGTAGCCGTTTGATAAGTAGGATAAACAGAGGTGATAAGCTAAGATGAAAGCTCACCAAGGGTCTGTCTCTGCACAATTCTTCATGAATGGAGTTTATGTGGAAAATGTGactattttctgtattttgtcaaaaacattttggcatCTCACTTCTTCAGCACCAACAGAGCTGTTCTGCCAAGTGGTGTGACTGGGAAGGTGAGGCACATGCGTGGCAATTTAAACGCACTGTTACCCATGTCTACCAtggcctctgctctctcctttcCAGCATAACAGTGGTGCAGTCGTACTTTGTGTACTGGGCGCGCATCGAGTCCGACGTGGTGCATGATAGGACGGAGAACTCGATTGGAGACGGACTGGAAGCGCAGCCCGGACTGTGGGTGGACCCGGCTAACCACACCagctcaggtacacacaccctATGTTTAGatttacatttgtaatttaTCCTAagcggcttacagttgattagactaagcaggggaaaatcctcccctggagcaatgcagggttaagagccttgctcaaaggcccaacggctgtgcggatcttattgtggctacaccggggatcgaaccagcgaccttgtgggtcccagtcatgtaccttaaccactacgctacagcccgcccacctatgttgagtatggagctggtctgaacaggtcaaccagctaccagctgtttcaaaacctagcttgagctgttttgtaCCCTGATGCTGTCCTTCTGAAGCAGGCTTCCGGGACACAGCTCAAGGGTAAACCCACTCACAGCAGCTGCACCCCCGGCCCCCTCCGCTGGATCGGGGGGTAATAGGCATGCCTTGCACATAGCTGGCCCCGGACAGCCTCCCGGAGGCTAGCCAATGCAATAAACTCAATTAGGGGAGCTGGGTGCTGCACCCCGCCATCTGACGGATGTACAGCGCGTGTGTGGGGCAGGCCGGGGAGACATGGTGACAGGGACTGCCTTTCAGATTAAGACACGATTCCAATAAAAAAACGCccattcaattaaaaatgacaggcgCGACCGGCCACTTACGCCATACGTCACTCACAGGATTTTAACGAGAACAGGCAGCCAGCACGGTGTCCGTCGTAAGGCTGCAACATGTTTATGTTTCGTTATTCCATATGCACGGATAATGCCATTATGATAAATCATACGCCATTACGTCACTAGCTGTGAGTGACTGTGGTGCCCCATTAGAGTTTGTTTGATAACGGATTACCCTGCCCTTCCCTCTCTGCACCAGATGTTCTCGTTGCTAAAGGAACAGTAATTATTATAAAGCTCCGGTGTAAAAATGCTGACTTGGCATAAGAAGTTAATACTTTCTGCAGCTGCTGGTTCTGGGCCTTTCTTTCACAGCTAAACTGCACCGCGCAAACGCAGGGTCTCTATGGTTAAAGTCTTGAAATCAACGGAATAGGCGCACAACTGATTTGAGGTTCAGAGTGCTTTTTAAGTGCACAGTGGTCAACGTGATGAAGATGACTGTTTGGTTGGTGCTTTCATTGCGTAGTGGTGGACCTGTGTGAAAATAGTGGCCTACACAAACAGTTTAAAGCAGTTTCCCCCTCGTCCAGCCAAAAGTCATCAACAAAGCTGTGAAATGCTCACTCTGGTGGGACCTTTGGGTAATATCAGGTTCAGTCTCCAGATCCTTTTATATGAGGTGACTGGGATACATTTGGTTTTGGGGTGTGATGCAAATTAACTATGAAATATCTGTTGACAAGATATCAGACTCTCCCATGCCGGCTGACAGCTATTCTCACACTCCCAACAACCGGGTCCTTCTCATGAAACAATGCTTGAAGTCTGCataagtgtgagtgagtgagtgagtgagtgagtgagtgagtgagtgagtgagtgagtgagtgagtgagtgagtgagtgagtgagtgagtgagtgagtgagtgagtgagtgagtgagtgagtgagtgagtgagtgagtgagtgagtgagtgagtgagtgagtgagtgagtgtgtgtgtgttgtgtgagtgagtgagtgagtgagtgtgtgagtgtgtgtgagtgagttagtgagtgactgagtgactgagtgagtgagtgagtgtgtgagtgtgtgagtatgtgagtacaGGGCCAGGTTGATCAAATGCCTTTATATGAATTGTATTGTACAGGGCCAGGTTGATCAAATTGTACAGGGCCAGATTAATCAAATGCCTTTATATGAATTGTATTTTATCAGTAATAATGTCTTGAAATAAGACCAAAGAGGAAAATGCCTATTGCATTAAAATGAGTGAACAAAACATCAGCTTCCTAAACCAGTCATCATAGAAAATGGGCTTTGTAAGTTTCCTTGACTAGAGGAAACTTCcaaatgtaaattgtaaataacCAATCTTAAACATTAGGTTAATAAAACATTTGCTCATATTCTCCACAGCTGAGCTCAGTGAGGGGTTCTCTAGTGGGGgccagcagagagaggaggacccTGGCATCAGATCCACCCTCCCCACAGCCTCCACAGGGGGTCCCACTGCCCCAGCCACACCCCCAgccctgggaacctccactctgCCCCTGGACCAGGCCCAGACCACGTAAGCCCTCCACAACCTCCTGCTCACACCGCCAGAAGGGAGTCAGGGGTAAAGGCACCTTGGACTGCTCTCATAATTTTAACCCAGTCATAAATCTAACCCAGGGAATGTGTTTGGTTGGACAGACTAGGTGCTGACCAATCGGCCACTGCAGTCCTTGGCATCATCTCTAAACAGCACATTCAATTAAAAGTACAGCTGCTTTTGCTGTGTTTCTGCTGAAAGTACAGCTGCTTTTGATGTTTTCCGGTGTGTTCCAGGGCTAACAGCCAGAGGCCCAGCGGTGCACCTGAGCCTTGCCTGCACTGTGAACAGGAAGGACAGGTAAGGCATCAGAGAACCTCCACCTTAGGCTTCCACTAATGGACTTCAATAGCGCTGTACTACGTGTGCCCACTTACTGAGACCATGCTGTATAAAACAGACATCTTTATGTCCTTATAAAGTTATCAGCCAGCAAACAGGCTGGGTAGAAGTACATACATGCTGATTTATAGAGATGGCAAATAATGATTGGAATGATAAATATGAGAGTACGTttaaattttttgaaaatacgtatcgtttgtttgttgtttgtttgtttctataTATCAAATACAGCAGAGCGCCATCTGTTGGAAACTGCAGCCTCATTTCAGATATGGAGTGACTAATTGGGAAATTAAGTGTCAGGATTataagatgtttgtgtgtgtacgtgtgtgtgtgtgtgcgcgtggtgCAGGGAATGTGTCAGTGCTATTCAAAAGGCATCTGAATAACAGCAGCTGTGTGTAGCTTAAAGAACATTGTCCATCATGTGGGCCTTAGCTTTGAGCTATTGGCGTTTGTCACTGAATGACAAATCAATACTTGGGGCCTCTCACAGTATCTAATATGATTTCTCCTGACGCAGCATACCACAGTCATATGCATCatttctcccctcccccaccaggcTGTGCACTGAAAGCTGTTCGCCTCTGTTTGCATGTAAGCAGAGCCACAGCCCCAGTGCTTTATGAACCACAAGCTCAGTTAATCAGGGTCAGGCATTTTGTGTCACTAAAGTTGCTTCTTAAATGTCCTTCTTCAAGACTGCCATATTGATTCAGTGCTCCAGATTCCTTCTCTAACCCTGCATGGCCCGGCGATGCGATTCTGATTAAAACAGTGCAGGTCTTGGGTTAGGCGCCCTCTTGTGGCcaaatgtcacttttttttttttttggctttgaacAGAACAtgccaggtttttttttgggttgcctgtctatattttgtttaattttatggGAGGTGTAACCCTTTGGCAGCGTTATTAGCTTGTCACAGCCGACCTCTCCTTGAGCCGGCGAGCTGCCCGTTTCTGGGAGAGGCCCAACGCAGGCCTGCATACCTCTGCTCGACACCCTGGAGCTGGGCCTCTTCCAGAGGCTGCTTGGCCGGCTTCCACACAAACAGAGGAACAGAAGCATTCCACACCTGGGTCTCTCCTTATCTGAACACTACTGAGCACCTGGTACACTCTCACACCCCCTCCGGggtgaaaatgtgtttccaCAGATCTCGGTCAGTCCAGGTCCTGAGGAATCCTCCCCACTGACGACCAGGGCCGAGACCCCGGCCGAGACCCCGGCCGAGACCCCAGAGGAGCCCAGGCGGAGCCCGCTGTCGGCCCCCGACCCCCAGACCGAGGCgcccccctcttcccctcacCCCGAACCATCCCCCGCCCCTCGCCGCTCTCCCCTGGACCCCGGGACCCAGACGACGCCCCAGCCGACCCCCGCCCCCGGGTCCCGGGTGCTGCAGAAGGGCGTGGTCGCACGGAACCTCTCCCGGGGGGCCGACACGGGGCCggccggggagggaggggccggggggaagggggaaggggaggcTCCGGGGCCAGGAGGGACCCAGAGGACCGCCCTGGAAGTGGGGGTGCTGTTGGGGTGTTCGGCCGGGCTGGGCATGGTGCTAGCGGTGGGGCTCAGGTACCTGCACAGCCAGTACTGCCACAAGCGCACGGCCGTGTCCCTCAGCGAGCATGATGGGAACATCATCCACGTGCACGACAGCGGCGAGCTGGTGCAGATCCGCAAGATCCGACAGAACAGCTTCGTCCTGCTGCAGGCCGAGTACAACGTCATGACCCCACCGGGGAACTGAGCGCATGGGAGCACGAcggacactcactcactcactcactcactcactcactcactcactcactcactcactcactcactcactcactcactcactcactcactcactcactcactcactcactcactcactcactcactcactcactcacaatcacacacatacacacttatgcacaatcacacacatacacactcactgactcactgacacaTACTtatgcacaatcacacacatacacacacacttatgcacaatcacacacacactcacacacacacttatgcacaaacagacacacaaacacacagacacacagaaacacacgtgcAACCAAGCACATACTTATGCACAAaatgtatgtgtacacatgtacacaaaaacacatacacacttactgtatgcacaaacaagcacacacacataaacaagcacacacacacgcttatgcGACACATAAGACACATACAAACGGTGTGCATACAAACGCACCGACTGCTCTGTCTCATCAATGTGCTTTGATGAGAGGGGCATCATTATGAATTATTCCTCCCTTAGGTCAAATTAGATACTTAACACAACAGTGGACTTTGCTTAACACTGAACAACTTCTTACCTCTATAATCAATACCATTAGGGAAAAGTTTGGCCTTTTCAAATGTTATGAAATCTTAAACACAACTGAAAGTTATTATACAAGGGATAgtttcgagagagagagagaga is a window from the Conger conger chromosome 8, fConCon1.1, whole genome shotgun sequence genome containing:
- the LOC133135139 gene encoding reelin domain-containing protein 1-like encodes the protein MPLKVMKVVSEMLLLFVVTSLSPLLPAWAFSQGAKPSSCLSMEPGHIRAQPQDPQHSHVTLQTTATSYLPGDTLSVAVRSTRDFMGFLLQARTVRDDHIVGTFVLVPPGSRTLRCLDAGDTVTHSDKLLKRNLSFVWRAPDRPLGDVRFLITVVQSYFVYWARIESDVVHDRTENSIGDGLEAQPGLWVDPANHTSSAELSEGFSSGGQQREEDPGIRSTLPTASTGGPTAPATPPALGTSTLPLDQAQTTANSQRPSGAPEPCLHCEQEGQISVSPGPEESSPLTTRAETPAETPAETPEEPRRSPLSAPDPQTEAPPSSPHPEPSPAPRRSPLDPGTQTTPQPTPAPGSRVLQKGVVARNLSRGADTGPAGEGGAGGKGEGEAPGPGGTQRTALEVGVLLGCSAGLGMVLAVGLRYLHSQYCHKRTAVSLSEHDGNIIHVHDSGELVQIRKIRQNSFVLLQAEYNVMTPPGN